In the genome of Thunnus maccoyii chromosome 15, fThuMac1.1, whole genome shotgun sequence, one region contains:
- the LOC121912848 gene encoding lactose-binding lectin l-2-like — protein sequence MLLFLFLFGLALGAETPSGDHQLKLQRGNCPMFWFSFKGRCYKYVSTRMTWADAELHCVSEKANLVSIHSLEEQKFVKSLIKNFDHAEGFTWIGLSDTQKEGGWMWSDGSAVNFAFWNSREPSNGGGNEDCVHNNYGTGQKWNDGTCSKTFPSVCASRIDCP from the coding sequence ATGCTTTTATTCCTCTTCTTGTTTGGTCTGGCTCTCGGTGCTGAGACTCCTTCAGGTGACCATCAATTGAAGCTACAGCGTGGTAACTGTCCCATGTTCTGGTTCAGCTTCAAAGGCCGCTGCTACAAGTATGTCTCCACACGTATGACCTGGGCTGATGCAGAGCTCCACTGTGTGTCAGAGAAGGCCAACCTGGTGTCTATCCACAGTCTGGAAGAACAGAAGTTCGTCAAATCCCTGATTAAGAACTTTGACCATGCTGAGGGATTCACTTGGATCGGACTCAGTGACACCCAGAAGGAAGGAGGATGGATGTGGTCTGATGGATCTGCAGTGAACTTTGCCTTTTGGAATTCAAGAGAGCCAAGCAACGGAGGAGGAAATGAAGACTGTGTTCACAACAACTATGGTACTGGTCAAAAATGGAATGATGGCACATGTTCTAAAACCTTTCCGTCTGTTTGTGCTTCTCGCATAGACTGTCCTTAG